In Eulemur rufifrons isolate Redbay chromosome 29, OSU_ERuf_1, whole genome shotgun sequence, one DNA window encodes the following:
- the MIOS gene encoding GATOR2 complex protein MIOS: MSGTKPDILWAPHQVDRFVVCDSELSLYHVESTVNSELKAGSLRLSEDSAATLLSINSDTPYMKCVAWYLNYDPECLLAVGQANGRVVLTSLGQDHNSKFKDLIGKEFVPKHARQCNTLAWNPLDSNWLAAGLDKHRADFSVLIWDICSKYTPDIVPMEKVRLSAGETETTLLVTKPLYELGQNDACLSLCWLPRDQKLLLAGMHRNLAIFDLRNTSQKMFVNTKAVQGVTVDPYFHDRVASFYEGQVAIWDLRKFEKPVLTLTEQPKPLTKVAWCPTRTGLLATLTRDSNIIRLYDMQHTPTPIGDETEPTIIERSVQPCDNYIASFAWHPTSQNRMIVVTPNRTMSDFTVFERISLAWSPITSLMWACGRHLYECAEEENDNSLEKDIATKMRLRALSRYGLDTEQVWRNHILAGNDDSQLKSLWYTLHFMKQYTEDMDQKSPGNKGSLVYAGIKSIVKSSLGMVESSRHNWSGLDKQTDIQNLNEERILALQLCGWIKKGTDIDVGPFLNSLVQEGEWERAAAVALFNLDIRRAIQILNEGASSEKGDLNLNVVAMALSGYTDEKNSLWREMCSTLRLQLNNPYLCVMFAFLTSETGSYDGVLYENKVAVRDRVAFACKFLSDTQLNRYIEKLTNEMKEAGNLEGILLTGLTKDGVDLMESYVDRTGDVQTASYCMLQGSPLDVLKDERVQYWIENYRNLLDAWRFWHKRAEFDIHRSKLDPSSKPLAQVFVSCNFCGKSISYSCSAVPHQGRGFSQYGVSGSPTKSKVTSCPGCRKPLPRCALCLINMGTPVSSCPGGSKSDEKVDLSKDKKLAQFNNWFTWCHNCRHGGHAGHMLSWFRDHAECPVSACTCKCMQLDTTGNLVPAETVQP; this comes from the exons ATGAGCGGTACCAAACCTGATATTTTGTGGGCACCACACCAGGTTGATAGATTTGTTGTGTGTGACTCAGAACTAAGTCTTTATCATGTGGAATCTACTGTGAATTCAGAACTCAAAGCTGGATCTTTACGTTTATCTGAAGACTCTGCAGCTACATTATTGTCAATAAATTCAGATACACCCTATATGAAATGCGTTGCCTGGTATCTCAATTATGATCCTGAATGTCTCCTAGCAGTTGGACAAGCAAATGGCCGAGTGGTACTTACAAGTCTTGGTCAAGATCATAACTCAAAATTCAAAGATTTGATAGGAAAAGAATTTGTTCCAAAACATGCACGACAGTGCAATACCCTTGCATGGAATCCGCTGGATAGTAACTGGCTTGCTGCTGGTCTAGATAAACACAGAGCTGACTTTTCAGTGCTAATATGGGATATCTGCAGCAAATATACTCCTGATATAGTTCCCATGGAAAAAGTGAGACTTTCAGCAGGTGAAACGGAAACAACATTGTTAGTAACAAAACCTCTTTATGAATTAGGACAGAATGATGCTTGTCTCTCTCTTTGTTGGCTTCCACGAGACCAGAAACTTCTCCTTGCTGGTATGCATCGTAACCTAGCCATATTTGATCTTCGGAATACAAGCCAAAAGATGTTTGTAAATACAAAAGCTGTTCAGGGGGTGACAGTAGACCCGTACTTCCACGATCGTGTTGCTTCCTTCTATGAAGGTCAGGTTGCAATATGGGATCTTAGAAAATTTGAGAAGCCAGTTTTGACACTGACCGAACAACCAAAGCCCTTAACAAAAGTAGCATGGTGTCCAACCAGGACTGGTCTACTTGCCACTTTAACAAGGGATAGTAATATTATTAGATTGTATGATATGCAGCATACACCCACTCCCATTGGGGATGAAACTGAACCCACAATAATTGAAAGAAGTGTGCAACCTTGTGACAATTACATTGCTTCCTTTGCATGGCATCCAACAAGTCAAAATCGAATGATAGTAGTAACTCCCAACCGAACAATGTCTGACTTCACTGTTTTTGAAAGGATATCTCTTGCCTGGAGCCCAATTACATCTTTAATGTGGGCTTGTGGTCGTCATTTGTATGAATgtgcagaagaagaaaatgataattcTTTAGAAAAAGATATAGCAACAAAGATGCGCCTTCGGGCTTTGTCGAGGTATGGACTTGATACGGAGCAGGTGTGGAGAAACCATATTTTAGCTGGAAATGACGACTCACAGCTCAAGTCACTCTGGTATACTCTGCACT TTATGAAGCAATACACAGAAGACATGGATCAGAAATCTCCAGGCAACAAAGGATCATTGGTTTATGCAGGAATTAAATCAATTGTAAAATCATCTTTGG gaaTGGTGGAAAGCAGCAGACATAATTGGAGTGGGTTGGACAAGCAAACTGATATTCAGAATTTAAATGAAGAGAGAATCTTAGCTTTACAGCTTTGTGGATGGATAAAGAAAGGAACGGATATAGATGTGGGGCCATTTTTGAACTCCCTTGTACAAGAAGGGGAATGGGAGAGAGCTGCTGCCGTGGCGTTGTTCAATTTGGATATTCGACGAGCAATCCAAATCCTGAATGAAGGGGCATCTTCTGAAAAAG gagaTCTGAATCTCAATGTGGTAGCAATGGCTTTATCGGGTTATACGGATGAGAAGAACTCCCTTTGGAGAGAAATGTGCAGCACTCTACGATTACAGCTAAACAACCCGTATCTGTGTGTCatgtttgcatttctgacaagtgaAACAGGATCTTATGATGGAGTTTTG tatGAAAACAAAGTTGCAGTACGTGACAGAGTGGCATTTGCTTGTAAATTCCTTAGTGATACTCAG ttaaaTAGATACATCGAAAAATTGACCAATGAAATGAAAGAGGCTGGAAATTTGGAAGGAATTTTGCTTACAGGCCTCACTAAAGATGGAGTGGACTTAATGGAGAGCTATGTTGATAGAACTGGAGATGTCCAAACAGCAAGTTACTGCATGTTACAG ggTTCACCTTTAGATGTTCTTAAAGATGAAAGGGTTCAGTACTGGATTGAGAATTATAGAAATTTATTAGATGCTTGGAGGTTTTGGCACAAACGAGCTGAATTTGATATTCACAGGAGTAAGTTGGATCCGAGTTCCAAGCCTTTAGCACAG gTGTTTGTGAGTTGCAATTTCTGTGGCAAGTCAATCTCCTATAGCTGTTCAGCTGTGCCTCATCAGGGCAGAGGTTTTAGTCAGTATGGTGTGAGTGGCTCGCCAACAAAATCTAAAGTCACAAGTTGTCCTGGCTGTCGAAAACCCCTTCCTCGATGTGCGCTTTGCCTCATTAATATGGGAACACCTGTTTCTAGCTGTCCTG